One Natrinema longum genomic window carries:
- a CDS encoding PQQ-binding-like beta-propeller repeat protein, which produces MVDTADTERDRPLEFRSVPLGEIETARSRHMWTRSAVEVAESGNLVVTGEWDGTVTARDADSLEARWTVEHPDHAVGIASLEGGSSDDGDETIVVAGRGESGTIAAYDAATGDRRWRYDTVEDLGEAVKDTVFYLPYVVALESGADGRLYAAARRYERDGEIRRWHSTVYAFAADGSVRWTAETDASPIALDLDADGERLAVGYNRCMGDHDTGLVVLEAASGDPLWSWDPGTEGDRRVGDVSFDGESIAVSSHGDKRGYLLGPGGAERWRVDLAVETELEDETLYAYPNHAYADDGRVAFVTGNTYAVESRETERRHPNEHRIAAFDADGALLWDDEVRGFVHGLAADGGRLVAPCAQNFRVRDPDTHAVRWFDLESGASATERLDGIATAAAVEGETVAAIEEPVAYHDEGETRGEYALRVGSLE; this is translated from the coding sequence ATGGTCGACACTGCCGATACCGAACGCGACCGGCCCCTCGAGTTCCGGTCGGTCCCGCTCGGCGAGATCGAAACGGCCCGCAGCCGCCATATGTGGACCCGATCGGCGGTCGAGGTGGCGGAGTCCGGAAATCTCGTCGTGACCGGCGAGTGGGACGGCACCGTCACCGCCCGCGATGCCGACTCGCTCGAGGCCCGGTGGACGGTCGAGCATCCGGATCACGCGGTCGGCATCGCGTCGCTCGAGGGAGGGTCGAGTGACGACGGCGATGAAACGATCGTCGTCGCCGGCCGGGGCGAGTCCGGGACGATCGCTGCCTACGACGCCGCGACGGGCGACCGGCGCTGGCGGTACGACACCGTCGAGGACCTCGGCGAGGCGGTCAAAGACACCGTCTTCTACCTGCCCTACGTCGTCGCCCTCGAGAGCGGAGCGGATGGCCGTCTGTACGCTGCGGCGCGACGGTACGAACGCGACGGCGAGATCCGACGGTGGCACAGCACGGTCTACGCGTTCGCCGCCGACGGCTCGGTCCGCTGGACTGCCGAGACCGACGCCTCGCCGATCGCGCTCGATCTCGACGCCGACGGCGAGCGCCTCGCGGTCGGCTACAACCGCTGTATGGGCGATCACGACACCGGGCTCGTCGTTCTCGAGGCCGCATCGGGCGATCCGCTGTGGAGCTGGGATCCCGGAACGGAAGGCGACCGCCGCGTCGGCGACGTCTCCTTCGACGGGGAGTCGATCGCGGTCTCGAGTCACGGCGACAAACGCGGCTACCTGCTGGGGCCCGGCGGTGCCGAGCGCTGGCGCGTCGACCTCGCGGTCGAGACCGAACTCGAGGACGAGACGCTGTACGCCTACCCGAACCACGCCTACGCGGACGACGGTCGCGTGGCGTTCGTGACCGGCAACACCTACGCGGTCGAGAGCCGCGAGACGGAGCGTCGTCATCCGAACGAACACCGGATCGCCGCGTTCGACGCCGACGGTGCCCTCCTGTGGGACGATGAGGTTCGCGGCTTCGTCCACGGCCTCGCCGCCGACGGGGGGCGACTCGTCGCTCCCTGTGCCCAGAACTTCCGCGTTCGCGACCCGGATACCCACGCCGTCCGCTGGTTCGACCTCGAGTCCGGTGCGAGCGCCACCGAGCGCCTCGACGGAATCGCGACGGCGGCCGCTGTCGAGGGCGAAACGGTCGCAGCCATCGAGGAACCCGTCGCATACCACGACGAGGGCGAGACGCGCGGCGAGTACGCACTTCGGGTCGGGTCGCTCGAGTAG